CGGAAATGTAACAGAAGCATAACAGGGAGATTCTGATGTCCTCATCTCTCTGTTATCTTTATCCACATCTGTACCCTGATACAGCCACTTCACTGAGTGTAAACACCGTTCACTCTTCACAGAGCAGTGTAACGTCACCTCATCAGTGTCCTGATGCTCAGTCACTGAAGATGGAGAtattgagagagaaagacaacaagAGTAAAGTTACCTTCATCACTGTGATCAGAATGACTGTAATGTTGTTTACCAGACAGTTTGGAAACATCATGATGTAAATACTCACTGGTAACAACAGACAGGTCAACCTCAGAGTCTGGACCTTGTTGTTCTCCTGATCTGATCTGTCTGCAGAAGTAACGACCAGCATCCTCCTTTGTGACCTTCTTTATAACCAGAGAACATGTCTCTGTGACTCTCAGTCTGTCTGAATGAGCACGGTTACCAATCTGTCCATGTCTAACCAGCTCTACTCTGCTTCCTGTAGAGAGCCAGGTAGTACCATCACACTCATCCTGATCCTGAATCACATTGTTACAGGGCAAAGTGACTTCATCTCCAACtctgacagagaggagaggtaaTCCTGTCCGGTTGCAGCCCCTGAATGAAGAGATAATATaaagaacacagagaaataaaaatgttcatttaagaTACAACAAAAGTGtccctgtgtgttttaaagtggCCTTCCCCTGGTTGGAAGACAAACAGACCTCTTGTCTGACTTGGTTAAACGGAGGTTAGGTAATAAAGTCACGTTCATGATGAATAAATCACCTTTTTGAAGTTTCTGAATCTCATAAACATGTTGTAGGAATCCTTACCTGTAAACTGGAGCAGCAGAATAAGAAGTGGAGATAATATAATCCGTTTGAACTCGGTCATCGTGTCTCTGTCTGCGTGTAAGTCTCTGGACTGGCTGCTTCTTCAagagaaatgttgaaatgtacTTTCCATTATTAAGAAATGTGTCACTTCCTCAAAGTAGCTGCCTCTTCTTTTATCTTGTAGTTTTCTTGTTAATTTGACTCTCACAGTGACTCAGAAaagatgtcacttcctgttggtGCACTTTTATAACATCAACACATAAAGAAGAAGTGACGACACTAAAGTCTCTTCATCTATGTTCACTTGTGACTTACATTATGCCTCTTTTTTACTGGCGGTGAGGTGCTTTACTTTGAATATTTTCATGTCATGCAACTTGTACTCCATGACATCTCA
The sequence above is drawn from the Eleginops maclovinus isolate JMC-PN-2008 ecotype Puerto Natales chromosome 15, JC_Emac_rtc_rv5, whole genome shotgun sequence genome and encodes:
- the LOC134877204 gene encoding uncharacterized protein LOC134877204, whose protein sequence is MNKVGDTFLNNGKYISTFLLKKQPVQRLTRRQRHDDRVQTDYIISTSYSAAPVYRGCNRTGLPLLSVRVGDEVTLPCNNVIQDQDECDGTTWLSTGSRVELVRHGQIGNRAHSDRLRVTETCSLVIKKVTKEDAGRYFCRQIRSGEQQGPDSEVDLSVVTMTEHQDTDEVTLHCSVKSERCLHSVKWLYQGTDVDKDNREMRTSESPCYASVTFPTSHYGYTSRSNLFRCAVTASGNVQTFSLQSSGEDDGAAKTKTPTPTPTTTTSQNIKQPDWWLYLFLALVLVALLIIIVAIIRWRKMKGKEARTKDSVDLTSNSAKTAPETSQADPEDGVSYASVSYTKKTNKKAQVKVKKDVDEGDAVTYTTVKASTIDPSSLYATIY